In a genomic window of Corynebacterium lizhenjunii:
- a CDS encoding DUF5129 domain-containing protein, giving the protein MTYAPDFQTKVMTILGSAVAVGLLSGVGAGAVAYSATEVPQRSEFSVSTPIQQGINHVEVHDPDNVLSAEDEARLQRDAERIKAPEVVQQLHYLVFAHNHDNVNDSVEEYLRDNHPQLVGDESFAEGTLFVGVGLDPRQAFVFAGEDVAALLSLHKGHHLETAIDAIKPGVKDNNIPAGLFAGAVAATNTEELAQSRYQDALNSRTGTVAAAGLGTGGTAFAGVAGAGFYRRNRRKKLAQAREDLAFITREYGELAQRLDAIDIRANSLTSPLAHATMRAEWEDVRDRFLNLHQQVDAYGGLTASDDPKKILAETDRIQEAADTTRQLSYAEDNIDRIFRIEHGDPEVRAREVSDLRADIMEAEASVDNTDSGLYRSLAAARAEADKLVAQPDSPDFLDRYTQLLKDYHTALTVLKKKQMSEVEDTNELHQPTLYESDYRAGYGYMGFVPFWTLDSWHNSNLEAAQSSTSSSSVNSGFSSGFSGAGGSSSF; this is encoded by the coding sequence ATGACCTACGCCCCGGACTTCCAAACAAAAGTTATGACAATCCTAGGCTCCGCCGTCGCGGTCGGACTTTTAAGTGGCGTGGGCGCGGGGGCCGTCGCCTATTCGGCAACGGAGGTGCCCCAGCGCAGTGAATTTAGTGTTTCCACGCCCATCCAGCAAGGAATCAACCATGTGGAGGTCCATGATCCGGATAATGTACTCAGTGCTGAGGATGAAGCCCGGCTGCAACGCGACGCGGAAAGAATCAAGGCTCCCGAGGTAGTACAGCAGCTGCACTACCTGGTCTTTGCGCACAATCACGATAATGTCAATGACTCGGTTGAGGAATACTTGCGCGACAATCACCCGCAACTCGTCGGGGATGAGTCATTTGCCGAAGGCACACTATTCGTTGGTGTTGGCCTGGACCCACGCCAAGCGTTCGTCTTTGCCGGTGAAGATGTTGCTGCACTGTTGTCGCTGCATAAAGGCCACCACTTGGAAACCGCAATTGATGCCATCAAACCCGGGGTCAAAGACAACAACATCCCCGCTGGCCTCTTCGCGGGCGCAGTTGCGGCCACGAATACCGAAGAACTTGCGCAGTCCCGGTATCAGGACGCGTTAAACTCTCGAACCGGGACCGTGGCGGCTGCCGGTCTAGGAACTGGTGGTACTGCGTTCGCTGGCGTTGCCGGAGCAGGCTTCTATCGCCGCAACCGCAGGAAGAAACTCGCCCAGGCACGCGAGGACTTGGCCTTCATTACTCGCGAATACGGAGAGTTGGCGCAGCGTCTTGACGCCATTGACATCCGTGCCAATTCTTTGACTTCTCCCCTTGCACACGCGACCATGCGCGCGGAATGGGAAGATGTCCGAGACAGGTTTCTTAACCTTCACCAGCAGGTCGACGCCTATGGAGGGCTGACGGCCTCGGATGACCCCAAGAAAATTCTGGCTGAGACCGACCGTATCCAAGAGGCCGCTGACACCACCCGGCAATTGTCTTATGCAGAGGACAACATTGACAGGATTTTCCGCATAGAGCACGGTGACCCTGAGGTGCGAGCTCGCGAAGTCAGCGATCTCCGCGCTGACATTATGGAAGCAGAAGCCAGCGTGGACAATACTGACTCCGGGCTGTACCGCAGCCTCGCCGCCGCCCGCGCAGAAGCCGATAAGCTTGTGGCGCAACCGGATTCTCCAGATTTCTTGGACCGTTACACTCAGCTGCTCAAGGACTACCACACCGCATTAACGGTGCTAAAGAAAAAGCAGATGAGCGAGGTGGAAGATACCAACGAATTGCATCAGCCAACCCTCTACGAGTCTGACTATCGCGCAGGCTATGGATATATGGGATTCGTCCCATTCTGGACTCTCGACAGCTGGCACAATTCCAATCTTGAAGCGGCTCAGTCCAGCACGAGCAGCAGCTCAGTCAATAGTGGATTTAGCTCTGGCTTCTCCGGGGCAGGTGGATCCTCAAGTTTCTAA
- a CDS encoding porin PorA family protein, translating into MFARTRDPLLWLVAAAIAALVLAVAVPALVLDSSIRLSTNRSYTATYAPAPALILDHAQEDAQHITLKVEQQVTTSANERSDAVATADAILKLIDVDNPTTPYATMTDSVVLSRESTYPDNDFQAYQTVKVPGMNTGFRALGAPREGLQYFFPADTEQRSYPFYEPLTQDSAPVDYVDSETRDGVDVYLFHQELEAVPTIEMLQRLQQGSAELDVSMLPNALSKKGPAKEFYTPEELEHFQLAPEQPVELNPYYSLSRDLAVDPATGTIVDSSIDVYMVFATDAGQAADRSVDPVHRAIFVSALRWDDSTRAAALDYVRPTVRLHKAMGLFSWLARALAVLLLVVAAVRFVRRRG; encoded by the coding sequence ATGTTCGCTCGCACCCGTGACCCCCTCCTGTGGTTGGTGGCTGCTGCCATCGCCGCATTAGTGCTAGCAGTGGCCGTCCCGGCGCTGGTGTTAGATAGCAGCATTCGGCTCTCCACCAACCGCAGCTACACCGCCACTTACGCTCCGGCGCCAGCGCTGATCCTGGACCACGCGCAAGAAGACGCCCAGCACATCACCTTGAAGGTCGAACAGCAGGTGACTACCTCTGCCAATGAGCGCTCGGATGCGGTAGCAACGGCAGATGCGATATTAAAGCTCATTGACGTCGATAATCCCACCACCCCTTATGCGACAATGACGGATTCCGTGGTGCTCTCCCGGGAGTCTACCTACCCGGATAATGACTTCCAGGCGTATCAAACGGTCAAGGTGCCGGGGATGAACACAGGATTTCGCGCCCTTGGCGCCCCGCGCGAGGGCCTGCAGTATTTCTTCCCCGCAGATACGGAGCAGCGCAGCTACCCGTTTTATGAGCCACTGACCCAGGACTCCGCCCCGGTGGACTATGTGGACTCAGAAACCCGCGACGGCGTAGACGTCTACCTCTTCCACCAAGAACTTGAGGCTGTTCCCACTATAGAGATGCTGCAGCGGCTCCAGCAGGGTTCTGCAGAATTAGACGTGTCCATGCTGCCCAATGCCCTATCCAAAAAAGGCCCTGCCAAGGAGTTCTACACCCCGGAGGAGCTGGAGCACTTCCAGTTGGCGCCGGAGCAGCCGGTAGAGCTTAATCCCTATTATTCTTTAAGCCGTGACCTGGCGGTGGACCCGGCTACGGGCACTATTGTGGACTCGAGCATCGACGTCTATATGGTCTTTGCTACCGATGCCGGCCAGGCCGCCGACCGCAGCGTGGATCCCGTCCACCGGGCCATTTTTGTCTCCGCACTGCGCTGGGATGACTCCACCCGCGCCGCGGCACTGGATTACGTGCGCCCCACCGTGCGCTTGCACAAGGCCATGGGGCTGTTTAGCTGGCTGGCGCGCGCCCTGGCGGTGTTGTTGTTGGTTGTAGCTGCTGTGCGTTTTGTCCGGCGGCGCGGCTAA
- a CDS encoding ABC transporter ATP-binding protein: protein MTEVTSKNLRLRDPFLIRETGTLQTEKGQRYGRWQRLLALCVGIFDGLAVLALVPLTRALVQGTAVAPWLWGLALIALLAFGARFFSTLWSYFSALDFLHTAHTVIGDKLATLPLGWFGAHNTGGLSRLVSDRFMAAAETVAHMQSTIVRDSAALVTLVVGAWVWNPRLGLTLTLMAPVVVLVVQVAAWIRKRAADQALPPAQELSGRIVEFAAHQPALRAAGRSDEFAQLQQALQADQKARVRELWLSTFALVLNGVVVQAFIVALITVAAQVPADPLETIAVIGISLRFSRAVDQVGSAYVGLDLGRVALTEARQISCAPSLPEPAQPTVPTGAEAGRVELRDVSFGYGHTPVLRNVSFVAQPGTLTAIVGPSGSGKTTIARLISRFWDVDSGVVLVDGVDIRQLGTEQLMSRLSMVFQDVYLFDDSLLANIRVGRPSASDQEVYQAADLAGVTSIAQRLGWHSRVGEAGRLLSGGERQRVSVARALLKQAPIVIFDEATSALDAENEANILASMEALRSRSTLIVIAHKLDTIRNADQIVVLDHTGHVSQVGTHAQLGGTPGIYQQFLRRREAAHGWALGSPSA from the coding sequence ATGACTGAGGTAACGTCTAAGAATCTGCGCCTTCGGGATCCGTTCCTTATCCGCGAAACCGGTACGTTGCAAACCGAGAAGGGACAGCGTTATGGCAGGTGGCAGAGGCTGCTGGCACTCTGCGTGGGTATATTCGATGGCCTGGCGGTATTGGCGTTGGTGCCGCTTACCCGCGCGCTGGTGCAAGGCACTGCTGTGGCTCCGTGGCTGTGGGGGCTGGCGCTTATTGCTCTGCTAGCTTTTGGGGCGCGTTTCTTCTCTACACTGTGGTCCTATTTCAGTGCGCTGGATTTTCTCCATACGGCGCATACGGTGATTGGCGATAAATTAGCCACGCTCCCGCTGGGGTGGTTTGGGGCCCACAACACAGGTGGGCTCTCCCGCTTGGTCTCTGACCGCTTCATGGCGGCGGCGGAGACTGTCGCGCACATGCAAAGTACCATCGTGCGCGATAGCGCTGCTCTGGTCACCTTGGTGGTGGGGGCGTGGGTGTGGAATCCGCGCCTGGGCCTGACGCTGACGCTCATGGCACCCGTGGTGGTGCTGGTGGTACAGGTAGCTGCCTGGATCCGCAAGCGGGCAGCAGACCAGGCGCTGCCGCCCGCGCAGGAACTTTCCGGCCGGATTGTGGAGTTTGCGGCTCACCAGCCGGCATTGCGAGCCGCAGGCCGCAGCGATGAGTTTGCACAGCTCCAGCAGGCACTACAAGCAGACCAGAAGGCTCGGGTGCGCGAATTGTGGCTGTCGACTTTCGCGCTGGTACTCAACGGCGTGGTGGTGCAGGCTTTTATCGTGGCGCTGATTACCGTAGCGGCGCAGGTGCCAGCCGATCCGTTGGAGACCATTGCCGTCATTGGCATCAGTCTGCGCTTTAGTCGCGCCGTGGATCAGGTGGGATCGGCCTATGTAGGTTTGGACCTGGGGCGCGTAGCGCTGACAGAGGCCCGCCAGATTTCTTGTGCTCCCTCGCTTCCTGAGCCCGCCCAGCCCACAGTCCCCACCGGGGCGGAGGCAGGCCGCGTGGAATTGCGCGATGTCTCCTTCGGCTATGGGCACACCCCAGTTTTGCGCAACGTCAGTTTTGTGGCGCAGCCCGGAACTCTCACGGCTATCGTGGGGCCCTCGGGTTCTGGTAAAACCACCATCGCCCGGCTGATATCGCGTTTCTGGGACGTTGATTCGGGCGTAGTGCTAGTCGATGGCGTAGACATTCGCCAATTGGGCACCGAGCAGTTGATGTCCCGGCTCTCCATGGTGTTTCAGGACGTGTACCTCTTCGATGATTCCCTCCTGGCCAACATACGCGTGGGCCGGCCGTCCGCTAGTGACCAGGAGGTCTATCAGGCCGCGGACTTGGCTGGGGTGACCTCGATTGCTCAGCGCCTGGGTTGGCACAGCCGCGTCGGCGAGGCCGGACGGCTGCTCTCCGGTGGGGAGCGCCAGCGCGTCTCTGTCGCTCGCGCTCTGTTGAAGCAGGCTCCCATTGTCATTTTTGATGAGGCCACCTCAGCGCTCGACGCCGAAAATGAGGCCAACATCCTCGCCTCCATGGAAGCGCTGCGGTCTCGTTCCACCCTCATCGTGATCGCCCACAAGCTCGATACCATCCGCAATGCCGATCAGATTGTGGTGCTCGACCACACCGGACACGTCAGCCAGGTGGGCACCCATGCGCAACTTGGCGGTACTCCGGGCATCTACCAACAGTTCTTGCGGCGCCGCGAAGCCGCCCACGGCTGGGCCCTGGGATCCCCGAGCGCCTAG
- a CDS encoding class I SAM-dependent methyltransferase: MKHTRAMATLARSWRLLRSFRFEQTRPEIFYGGLARDTAQLADALLRDHGLSLPGSLVLDVGGGPGYFAQAFAQRGARYVGLEPDAGEMAAAGIELAGAVRGDGTRLPFADSTFDFTYSSNVVEHIARPWDMAAEMLRVTKPGGLVLISYTVWLGPFGGHETGLWQHYIGGEFARDRYTRTHGHPPKNVFGQSLFAVSASEGLHWARTHCASLCFPRYHPRWAWWVVRVPILREFLTSNLVIVARA; this comes from the coding sequence ATGAAACACACCCGCGCCATGGCCACCTTGGCCCGCTCCTGGCGGCTGCTGCGTTCCTTCCGCTTTGAGCAGACCCGCCCCGAGATCTTCTATGGTGGCTTGGCCCGCGATACCGCCCAGCTTGCCGATGCCCTCTTACGCGACCACGGCTTATCCTTACCGGGTTCCTTGGTGCTCGATGTCGGCGGCGGTCCGGGGTACTTTGCCCAGGCCTTTGCGCAGCGTGGGGCGCGCTACGTGGGCTTGGAACCTGATGCCGGGGAGATGGCTGCTGCCGGAATTGAGCTGGCTGGTGCCGTGCGCGGCGACGGCACGCGCCTGCCCTTTGCCGATTCCACCTTTGATTTCACCTACTCCTCCAACGTGGTTGAGCACATTGCCCGCCCGTGGGATATGGCAGCGGAGATGCTGCGGGTAACTAAGCCCGGTGGATTGGTGCTCATCAGCTACACGGTGTGGTTGGGGCCCTTCGGGGGCCATGAGACCGGGCTGTGGCAACACTACATTGGCGGGGAATTTGCCCGGGACCGCTACACGCGCACCCATGGCCACCCGCCCAAGAATGTCTTTGGCCAATCATTATTTGCGGTCTCTGCCAGTGAGGGCCTGCACTGGGCCCGGACCCACTGCGCTAGCCTGTGTTTCCCGCGCTACCACCCCCGCTGGGCGTGGTGGGTGGTGCGCGTGCCGATACTGCGAGAATTTTTGACCTCTAACCTGGTCATTGTTGCGCGCGCTTAG
- a CDS encoding MFS transporter, translating into MVPSHQSQQGAIRSPSGLNTHSHNPGASQVHTDATEKRSSWAKALVNSLKHKEVRYFFLVSLVLWSAYGSIYTAVPVYLTQLATSPSFIGLTFSTAALVAVAAQPVASRFVENRLKAGSSCNALNLHCVPLIAFAMAIIGLSQWYVYLIFAALLLFTIAEVVFVPGLDTVIGGLPTERVTSVNLRQISSAIGESTGAAMGSLCVKTLATNNASFIYWLTLSIGLLGMFALVRYRGKSL; encoded by the coding sequence GTGGTACCGTCTCACCAATCCCAACAGGGAGCAATCAGAAGCCCAAGCGGCTTAAACACCCACTCTCACAATCCCGGGGCGAGTCAAGTTCACACTGACGCAACCGAAAAGCGATCCTCCTGGGCAAAGGCTTTAGTCAATTCATTGAAACACAAAGAGGTTCGTTACTTTTTCCTCGTAAGCCTGGTTCTCTGGAGTGCATACGGCAGTATCTACACAGCGGTGCCGGTGTACCTCACACAACTTGCTACCAGCCCATCATTCATAGGATTGACGTTTTCTACAGCAGCACTGGTGGCCGTTGCTGCTCAGCCGGTTGCTTCACGGTTCGTGGAGAATCGCCTAAAGGCCGGTAGCTCTTGCAATGCACTGAACTTGCACTGCGTACCACTCATCGCATTCGCGATGGCAATAATCGGGCTTTCGCAGTGGTACGTATACCTTATTTTTGCTGCGCTTCTTCTCTTCACCATCGCAGAAGTGGTGTTTGTCCCAGGGCTTGACACGGTAATCGGTGGACTCCCCACGGAACGCGTGACCTCTGTCAACCTGCGACAGATTTCAAGCGCTATCGGCGAGTCAACTGGTGCAGCAATGGGATCTCTGTGCGTAAAGACGCTTGCGACCAACAATGCTAGCTTCATCTACTGGTTGACACTGTCCATAGGACTACTAGGCATGTTCGCTTTGGTTCGGTATAGGGGAAAATCCCTATAG
- a CDS encoding IS3 family transposase (programmed frameshift): MGTMRFDQETKDRALRLYYEAVAEEGATKIGARRKIGGMLDINPATLNNWILKAEKEAAASSLAAEQDKDAEIARLRKEVKQLTEANEILRLASGFFRPGGARPQTKIVVEFLHAHRHLYSIERMCQVLNEHQYQISPATYYRYQARNFGPTDAELDEAYEANRLYDLWVANRRVYGRRKLWKAAKRAGWDIGREKVNRLMTLLGISGVLRRKSTRTTVANPNNPRFADHCKRAWESVERPDQWWVADFTYVYTKQGFCYVAFVTDVYSRRILGYSVAESKTTEFILSALRQAISLRSREDPNFSPVGVIHHSDAGSQYTSAELRGLIAREGMTGSIGTVGDAYDNGLMESTIGLYKSEEIDFEGRKWSNWQEVEAATASWVSWYNTDRLHGSIDYIPPKEHEMWYRLTNPNREQSEAQAA; this comes from the exons ATGGGCACTATGAGGTTTGATCAAGAGACCAAGGACCGTGCGCTGCGCTTGTACTACGAGGCGGTTGCCGAGGAGGGCGCGACGAAGATTGGGGCGCGCCGCAAGATCGGTGGGATGCTGGATATCAACCCGGCGACACTGAATAACTGGATCCTGAAAGCCGAGAAGGAAGCAGCGGCTTCCTCGCTTGCTGCCGAGCAGGACAAGGACGCCGAGATTGCCCGGTTGCGCAAGGAAGTCAAGCAGCTGACAGAGGCCAACGAGATCTTGAGGTTGGCCTCGG GCTTTTTTCGCCCAGGCGGAGCTCGACCGCAAACAAAAATAGTCGTGGAGTTTCTCCATGCTCACCGGCACCTTTATTCCATCGAGCGGATGTGCCAGGTCCTCAACGAGCATCAGTACCAGATTTCTCCTGCTACCTATTACCGGTATCAGGCACGAAATTTCGGTCCTACCGATGCCGAGCTTGACGAAGCATACGAGGCAAACCGGCTCTACGACCTGTGGGTTGCTAATCGGCGGGTCTACGGGCGTCGCAAGCTGTGGAAGGCAGCCAAGCGGGCTGGATGGGACATTGGTCGGGAGAAAGTCAATCGCTTGATGACCCTGTTGGGCATTAGTGGTGTGCTGCGGCGTAAATCCACGCGCACGACAGTGGCCAACCCGAACAATCCCCGGTTTGCCGATCACTGCAAACGAGCCTGGGAAAGCGTAGAACGCCCGGATCAGTGGTGGGTGGCAGATTTTACCTATGTCTACACCAAGCAGGGCTTTTGCTACGTTGCGTTTGTCACCGACGTGTATTCGCGCAGGATACTGGGCTATAGCGTTGCCGAGTCAAAGACCACTGAGTTTATCCTCAGCGCGCTGCGCCAAGCTATTAGCCTTCGCAGCCGCGAAGACCCAAACTTTAGCCCGGTAGGAGTCATCCATCATTCGGATGCAGGCTCGCAGTACACCAGTGCCGAGCTGCGCGGGCTCATAGCCCGGGAAGGAATGACTGGTTCTATCGGAACTGTCGGCGATGCCTACGACAACGGGCTTATGGAGTCCACCATTGGCCTGTATAAGAGTGAGGAGATTGATTTCGAAGGCCGTAAGTGGAGCAACTGGCAGGAAGTCGAAGCAGCCACCGCGAGCTGGGTGAGTTGGTACAACACCGACCGACTACACGGATCCATTGACTACATTCCACCAAAGGAACACGAAATGTGGTACCGTCTCACCAATCCCAACAGGGAGCAATCAGAAGCCCAAGCGGCTTAA
- a CDS encoding glycosyltransferase family 4 protein — MKILLLCWRDTTHPQGGGSERYLERVGEYLAARGHQVIYRTAGHMNGARRETRNGVTYQRAGGKYTVYPRALAALFTRRFGRVDVVVDTQNGIPFFARWATRAPVVLLTHHCHRSQWPVAGPVLARLGWWLESQVSPRVYRNAPTVTVSHGSAQDLGELGVRGVEIIENGLDPIPAHVPRLEREADIHLVTLSRLVPHKQIEHAIDTVAQIPGSVLDVIGSGWWEAQLRQYARSHGIADRVRFRGQVTEDYKHALLARADVHLMPSRKEGWGLAVMEAAQHGVPTVGYTFGLRDSVLPGRTGLLVADQDQLVAATAQLLADAPLRHRLGQAAQQFSAQFSWESTGQRWEQLLRRVAGV, encoded by the coding sequence ATGAAAATTCTTCTACTGTGCTGGCGCGATACCACCCATCCTCAAGGCGGTGGCTCCGAACGCTACCTGGAGCGCGTAGGGGAGTACCTGGCTGCGCGCGGCCACCAGGTCATTTACCGCACCGCCGGGCACATGAACGGCGCGCGGCGCGAAACCCGTAACGGGGTAACCTACCAGCGCGCCGGCGGAAAATATACCGTATACCCACGGGCACTGGCTGCCCTGTTCACCCGCCGTTTTGGGCGGGTGGACGTGGTGGTTGATACCCAAAACGGCATCCCGTTTTTTGCGCGCTGGGCTACCCGCGCCCCGGTGGTGCTGCTCACGCACCATTGTCACCGCTCCCAGTGGCCCGTGGCGGGCCCGGTGCTCGCCAGGTTGGGGTGGTGGCTGGAGTCGCAGGTTTCCCCGCGTGTTTACCGCAACGCCCCAACCGTGACGGTCTCGCACGGCAGCGCTCAGGATTTGGGCGAGCTGGGCGTGCGGGGCGTGGAGATTATAGAAAACGGCCTGGACCCCATCCCGGCTCACGTCCCGCGTCTGGAGCGCGAGGCTGATATCCACCTGGTCACGCTCTCGCGTCTGGTGCCGCACAAGCAGATTGAGCACGCGATTGACACCGTGGCGCAAATTCCCGGTTCCGTGCTGGATGTGATTGGTTCTGGCTGGTGGGAAGCACAGTTGCGCCAGTACGCTCGCAGCCATGGCATTGCGGACCGAGTGCGCTTTCGCGGCCAGGTGACCGAGGACTATAAGCACGCGTTGCTGGCGCGCGCGGATGTGCACCTGATGCCTTCGCGCAAGGAGGGTTGGGGCCTGGCTGTTATGGAGGCCGCCCAGCACGGGGTGCCGACCGTGGGCTACACCTTTGGCCTGCGCGACTCCGTGCTGCCCGGGCGCACCGGGCTGCTGGTGGCAGACCAGGACCAGTTGGTTGCCGCCACCGCCCAGTTGCTTGCCGATGCCCCCCTCCGTCACCGCCTGGGCCAGGCCGCCCAGCAGTTCAGCGCGCAGTTTAGCTGGGAGTCCACAGGGCAGCGCTGGGAGCAGCTGCTGCGCCGGGTCGCGGGTGTTTAG
- a CDS encoding acyltransferase family protein, whose translation MAITLPQHLPALDGLRAVAALGVMVTHVSFQTATGWAWAERLDYCVAVFFMLSAFVLWRRGPQAYVGPAAGRYARARIARLAPGYLVCVAVVLTLLPGAHFSAIQVASNLTATQIYVADGLAPGLTHLWSLCVEFAFYAFLPAAAWLLRARPRPTRILWIAAVGVASLAWGWLVYPWEQVTEVNVQIFPPAYGWWFALGMLAAEAEPRMRPWLSAGGARSRRALVCRCLGWSLAAASIWLASREWFGPQGLEHPSPAEFARRIAVGGVCAAAVVLPYAWGAGSRLLESRLLQVLGRWSYAIFLWHVAVLWVAFPLLGMAPFQGGFFRVGALTLAGTLVVAVLSYSWVEAPAQAWLRADKLRYGKLRAGASLVGATLAGTSHAGMERTASVPNAAAQRKASSQESPA comes from the coding sequence ATGGCCATAACTTTACCGCAGCACCTGCCTGCCCTGGACGGGTTGCGCGCGGTGGCAGCCCTGGGGGTGATGGTCACGCACGTCTCCTTCCAGACCGCCACCGGCTGGGCCTGGGCGGAGCGCCTGGATTACTGCGTGGCGGTGTTCTTTATGCTCAGCGCGTTTGTGCTGTGGCGTCGCGGCCCGCAGGCCTACGTGGGCCCTGCTGCTGGGCGTTATGCCCGCGCCCGCATTGCCCGCCTGGCCCCCGGCTACCTGGTGTGCGTGGCCGTGGTGCTGACCCTGTTGCCAGGCGCGCACTTTAGCGCCATTCAGGTGGCCAGCAATCTCACAGCCACCCAAATCTATGTTGCCGATGGCCTGGCCCCCGGCCTTACCCACCTGTGGTCTTTGTGCGTGGAGTTTGCTTTCTATGCCTTTCTGCCCGCCGCGGCGTGGCTGCTGCGTGCCCGGCCCCGGCCCACGCGCATCCTGTGGATCGCCGCGGTTGGCGTGGCCAGCCTCGCCTGGGGCTGGCTGGTGTACCCGTGGGAGCAGGTTACTGAGGTCAACGTGCAGATTTTCCCGCCCGCCTACGGTTGGTGGTTTGCCCTGGGCATGCTGGCTGCAGAGGCCGAGCCACGCATGCGCCCATGGCTTAGCGCCGGTGGTGCCCGCAGCCGACGTGCCCTAGTCTGCCGATGCCTCGGTTGGTCCCTCGCCGCCGCCTCCATCTGGTTGGCTAGCCGCGAGTGGTTTGGCCCCCAGGGCCTTGAGCATCCCAGCCCTGCGGAGTTTGCTCGCCGTATTGCCGTGGGCGGGGTGTGCGCGGCCGCGGTGGTGCTTCCCTATGCCTGGGGTGCGGGCAGTCGCCTGCTGGAATCCCGCCTGCTGCAAGTACTAGGCCGCTGGTCCTATGCGATTTTCCTGTGGCACGTGGCGGTGCTGTGGGTGGCCTTCCCCTTGCTGGGCATGGCGCCGTTTCAGGGCGGGTTCTTCCGCGTGGGTGCGCTCACGCTTGCCGGCACCCTGGTGGTCGCCGTGCTGAGCTATTCCTGGGTGGAGGCCCCGGCCCAGGCCTGGCTGCGCGCCGACAAATTACGCTACGGCAAGCTGCGCGCCGGGGCCTCGCTCGTTGGGGCCACGCTCGCCGGGACTTCACACGCAGGGATGGAGCGAACCGCCAGCGTGCCCAACGCCGCGGCGCAGAGAAAGGCCAGTAGCCAGGAGTCCCCGGCGTAA
- a CDS encoding MFS transporter — MNENVRDKWPVAISYLFSHLGYFAITPLLPLVLSGDLGGAPWSVSLLLGLFVAAVRSSSMFLTNVLARLPPRLSVVAAFLLTAIGFGVVGLASSFVLVGGWILLGAVGISINGFLTRLTIANNIQDPSMRLALFARINLCVNVAAVLGPFFGTMLYESTAYTVVFCTCSMLNAVAAIFAWLLYPEWFSNRVEASWGCESARAK; from the coding sequence ATGAACGAGAACGTTAGAGATAAATGGCCAGTCGCGATATCGTACCTGTTCAGCCATCTCGGATACTTTGCTATTACTCCACTTTTGCCCCTCGTCCTCAGCGGCGATTTAGGTGGAGCGCCATGGTCAGTGAGTCTACTACTCGGCTTGTTCGTAGCTGCGGTCCGAAGCTCAAGCATGTTCCTGACAAATGTCTTGGCCCGTCTCCCTCCCCGTTTGAGCGTGGTAGCCGCGTTTCTACTTACTGCCATCGGCTTTGGGGTAGTTGGCCTAGCCAGCTCTTTTGTTCTCGTTGGCGGCTGGATACTCCTTGGCGCGGTTGGTATTAGCATCAACGGATTCCTCACGAGGCTTACGATTGCCAACAATATCCAGGACCCAAGCATGCGTCTAGCCTTGTTCGCCCGTATCAATCTTTGTGTGAATGTCGCCGCAGTTCTGGGCCCGTTCTTCGGCACAATGCTTTACGAGTCCACCGCGTACACTGTGGTCTTTTGCACCTGCTCTATGCTCAATGCAGTAGCTGCGATATTTGCCTGGTTACTCTACCCCGAGTGGTTCTCCAACCGAGTTGAGGCGTCCTGGGGGTGTGAGAGTGCACGAGCTAAATAG